In Fusobacterium sp. JB019, the sequence AGTTCTAAACTAGATAATTTATCAAAAGACAAAGTTAGAATAGGGTATGTGGCTTCAATAAATCCAAGAAAAGGATTAGACTTTTTAACTGATATTTTAGAAAATAATCAAAAGATTAAAGACAAATACCAATTAGTTATAGCAGGAGGAGTTATTCCTAATTATGAAGAATATTGGGAGAAAATAGAAAATAAATTAAAAAGTAACAATATAGATTACGTATTTTTAGGATTTCAAAAGAATATAGATAAGATTTATAACTCGATAGATTTTTTAGTGCTACCTTCTTTATCTGAAGGGTTACCAAGATCAATTATAGAAGGAATGAGTCATTCAATTCCAGTTATAGCAAATAACGTAGGAGGAACTAATCAAATATTAGAAAGTGGAATTAATGGATTTTTAATAGAGGTTGGCGATAAGGTTAATTGGGAAGAAAAAATAGAAACTTTAATATTTGATAAAGGATTAAGAATTTCTATGGGGAAAAAATCAAGAGAAATAGTAATAGAAAAATTTTCAATAACTAAATATAAAAAAAGAGTGCAAGAAGAGTTTTGAATTTAAGGAGGTGAAATTATTTTAATAAAAATTTATAGAAGAATATTTTCAATAAGTAAAGTAATTTTTTTTAAAATTATTTTTAGAAAAAAATTAGAAATTAAAAATTATTTAAAAAGCTATTGTTTAAATGGGACTAAAATATATATAGATAAAGGTAAATGTATATTTAAAGGATCACCTTGTTTAAGAGAAAACATAAAACTAAATATAAGTTCAGGAATATTAGAGATAGGAGAAAATACTTTTATAAATACAAATACAACAATTAATTGTAGAGAACAAGTAAAAATAGGTAAAAATTGTTTGTTTGGTGAAGGAGTTAGAATATATGATCATGATCATGTATTCTATTTGTCTGATAAACTAGTAGAAAGAAATAAATTTAAAACAAAATCAATATTGATAGGGAATAATTGCTGGATTGGAGCAAATGCAATTATTTTAAAAGGAATAAAAATAGGAGATAATTCTGTGATAGGTGCAGGGACAATTGTAACAAAAGATGTCCCTAAAAATACTATATTTCACTCAAAACAAAATTATTTTTTTGAAGAAAAAATTAGGGAGGATATCCATGATTAAAGTTTTACAGGTAGTGGATAGTATGAATTTAGGGGGGATACAATCATTTTTAATGAGTATTTATAGAAATTTAGATTACGACAAAATTCAGTTCCATTTTTTAGTTCATACAGAAAAAGAATGTTTTTATGATTCTGAAATTAGGGCATTAGGAGGAAAAATTTTTAATGTTCCCGCTAGAAATCAGGGTATAAATAAAAATAGAAAAGCGTTGATTAAATTTTTTGAAAATAATAAGAATTATCAAATAGTTCATATGCATGAATCTTCCTTGTCTTATATAGAACCATTAAATATAGCTAAGAAATTTGGAGTTAAGACAAGAATAATTCATAGTCATAGTACAGGTTTTTCAAAAGGGAATTATATACATAAAATTTTGCATAAATTTCATCAATTAAATATAATAAAAATATCTACTCATAGATTTTCTTGTTCTGATAAAGCTAGTAGGTGGATGTACGGAACAGAAAATGGGGTTACAATAATTAAAAATGGAATTGATTTAAAAAAATATAATTTTAATATGAAAATAAGAGAAGAATACAGAAAAAAATTTAAAATACAAAATAATATAGTAATAGGACATGTAGGAAGATTTACATATCCAAAAAATCACATTTTTTTATTAAAAATTTTCAAAAAATTACTAAGTTATAATGAAAAATTTATTTTATTATTAGTTGGAGAAGGCCCTTTAAAAAAAGAGATAGAGCAGTTATCAATGAAATTAAATATAAATAATAAAGTTATTTTTTTAGGTGGCAGAAAAGATATTAGTAAAATTTTACAGTCAATGGATATATTTTTATTTCCCTCATTATATGAAGGATTACCGTTGTCATTAGTAGAAGCACAAGCTGCTGGATTAAAATGTATAGTTTCAGATTCTGTAACTAAACAAGTTAATTTAACTAATTTTTATTATGATTTTTCTTTAGAAAAAAGTTCTTTAGAATGGGCTAAATTTATATTAAAAAATATAAATTATAGAAGAAATTGTTGTATTGATATCTTAAAAAATAAAGGTTTTGATATAATAGATACTGCAGTTTGGTTACAAAAATTTTATGTAAAAGAATCTGAGGAGAAAAATGAAAGAGATGAAAAAAATAAAGTTAACAAGTAAAATAAAGTACATATATTTTATGAGTATATATGTATTGCTTTTATTTTTTGTGATAAGTCAAATTAATTTGCAAATTTTTAATTCTTGGATTTGTTCAATTTCATGGATTATAGTATTTAATTTATTAGTTAATTTATATTTTATAAAAAAATTGAAGATATCTTTTTTTAGTATGATTAATTTTTTTTTAATTTTTTTATATTTATTCCATTTTGGTCAAATTTTATTAATGGGTCTTATACCTGCATATAAATTTAGTAATTTTAATTATATAAAAATTATGAATGTTGAAATTTTGAAAAAAACAGTTTTTATATGTATCCAATTTATAAATTTTTTTTTACTGGGGATTATTTTATTAAAAAAAGAAATAATAATCAAAAAAAATATTAGTAAACAGTATGATAATTTAGAAAAAATAAACAAATTAAATCTATTAAAAAAAGTAGGATGGACATTTATTATAATATCTTTTCCAATACAGATATATATAGATAGTTCTAATTTGGTTTCAGCTTTCTTAGGAGGATATAGGTCTACATTTTCAAGTAAATTACCTGGATTAATAGGAGCTATTGGTTATTTTTTATTTACAGGAGTGGGGATTTTAATAATTGCATATAAAAATAAAAAAAGGAAATCTAAAACAATTTTTTTTGGAACAATATTATATTTGTTAGGAACAATGCTTACAGGAAATAGAGGACATCAAGTTGTAACGATAATAGTGTTGATATATTTGTATGTTAAATTAAATATGAATATAAATATAAAGTTTTGTTATAGAATGTTAATTATTGCATTTTTGGGAATGGTTTTTATAAATGTTATCTATGACATGAGAGGGCATGGAATAAATTATTTTTTTAATAATATGAATATTTTAATAGTGGAACAAATTAAATCAAATCCATTTTTAGAATTAATTGAAAGCTTTGGAGAAACTATATATA encodes:
- a CDS encoding acyltransferase codes for the protein MGENTFINTNTTINCREQVKIGKNCLFGEGVRIYDHDHVFYLSDKLVERNKFKTKSILIGNNCWIGANAIILKGIKIGDNSVIGAGTIVTKDVPKNTIFHSKQNYFFEEKIREDIHD
- a CDS encoding glycosyltransferase family 1 protein; translated protein: MIKVLQVVDSMNLGGIQSFLMSIYRNLDYDKIQFHFLVHTEKECFYDSEIRALGGKIFNVPARNQGINKNRKALIKFFENNKNYQIVHMHESSLSYIEPLNIAKKFGVKTRIIHSHSTGFSKGNYIHKILHKFHQLNIIKISTHRFSCSDKASRWMYGTENGVTIIKNGIDLKKYNFNMKIREEYRKKFKIQNNIVIGHVGRFTYPKNHIFLLKIFKKLLSYNEKFILLLVGEGPLKKEIEQLSMKLNINNKVIFLGGRKDISKILQSMDIFLFPSLYEGLPLSLVEAQAAGLKCIVSDSVTKQVNLTNFYYDFSLEKSSLEWAKFILKNINYRRNCCIDILKNKGFDIIDTAVWLQKFYVKESEEKNERDEKNKVNK
- a CDS encoding O-antigen polymerase; translation: MKEMKKIKLTSKIKYIYFMSIYVLLLFFVISQINLQIFNSWICSISWIIVFNLLVNLYFIKKLKISFFSMINFFLIFLYLFHFGQILLMGLIPAYKFSNFNYIKIMNVEILKKTVFICIQFINFFLLGIILLKKEIIIKKNISKQYDNLEKINKLNLLKKVGWTFIIISFPIQIYIDSSNLVSAFLGGYRSTFSSKLPGLIGAIGYFLFTGVGILIIAYKNKKRKSKTIFFGTILYLLGTMLTGNRGHQVVTIIVLIYLYVKLNMNINIKFCYRMLIIAFLGMVFINVIYDMRGHGINYFFNNMNILIVEQIKSNPFLELIESFGETIYTPYLVVQKIDKIIQPTYGKTYIYSLVSILPNIGGAFTNINNSAAFQKMLNVPVIGGSFLGEVFYNFKYIGFFVMIILGGILGRISEKLEISFIKKNYINIIYIIPVFINTLWWVRDSFSYIVRPIIWQWILMYFLIKIFKKRRRKSVR